Genomic window (Elusimicrobiota bacterium):
TCAAATTGGGTTCCTGCATTCTTTTTCAGTTCTATAAATGCCTCTTCAAGCGTCATTGGTTTTTTGTAAGGTCGTTCTGACATCATCGCATCAAACGAGTCAACAACTGCAAGGATTCTTGCGCCTAACGGGATTGTTTCACCCTTGAGTTTATCAGGATAACCGTTCCCATCCCATCGTTCGTGATGATATTTTACATACTCAGCAGCACCTTTCATAAAACTTACACGGCCGATTATATTAGCACCTATTGTAGAATGTTTTTTAATAATCTCATATTCTTCAGGAGTTAATTTGGCTGGTTTCAAAAAAACAGATTTATCTATCCCTATTTTACCTACATCGTGTAAGACCGACGCAACTTCTAAATCTTTTAATTCATGTTTTGATAGCCCGAATCTTTTGCCGAGGTAGTCAACATGTTTTACCATTCTTTGAGAATGCCCGCGTGTAGAATGGTCTTTTGCCTCTATTGCTTCCGCAAGTGCAGACAGAACTTCAAAATAGATATCTTCCTGGGAATGATGCGGTGAAATACCTTTCATTCCACCAAACAACCATTTAATTATAATTACAAATCGTTTAATAAAATTCATATCCTTTACAGCATTATATTACAAAAAAAAACAGGATTTGTCAACCCTGCGGATAAACTAACTTTTTTTATTTTTGAGGTATGATATCACGAATAACACGTCACGAATGTTATCACGAATTTTCACGAATAAACCAATATCGTTATTCGTGTTTTGTTCGTGATGTTTGCCTTTATTCGTGTGTCTTTATTCGGGATTTCTAAAACTTTGTGCCAAATGAAATGCGGTGGGTATCGCCCAAATCGCCGAAAGGCACAAATGCATAATCAATTGAGAAGCCCCAGATACGGAAGCCAGCACCAGCACCGAGCCCGACTACACTGCCTAATGACGAGGTATCGTATCCGAACCGGTAGCCACTGCGGAGTGCTAGTATATCTTCTCTTATCCAGTACTCTGCTCCTATAGAAGCATATAGTTTAGTATCAACAATATACTCATCTAAATCACACGCAACTGTTAAGTCCTTAAGCGCTTTGTAAGCTGCACCAACTTTTATATTTAGCGGTAGCGGGTCGCTTTCATCAATATATTTCACACCAGGACCTATGTTCTGGATATTTAGTGCAAATGCGAGTTTGTCATCAGCAGGATAATATGCGGACAAATCCAGTGCGACTGTGAATGCTCGTTCATTTTCTATCTGGCTATTGATAATTTTTAGCCCACCACCAACTGATACACCTTCTAACAATTTTTGTGCAATATCTTTTCTTGCATAACTGAAAAACAGTGCCATATCTGTTGCACCAAAGTCGCCGAGTTTTGTTTCACTTACATCGCGTTTTTCTATATTATCTACTTGCAGATAAGTCAGTCCCACACCAACATAATGTTTTTCACGGGCACAGCCGGCATAGCCGAGGAAGCCGGCATTAACATCTTCAAAATACTTCAGGTAAGTTGCAGAAACCTCGTTTTTCCCTGTTTCTGTACGGGTTAACGATGCAGGGTTGTAGTAGATTGAGTTAACATCGTCTGCAACCGCAGAAAACGCACCTGCCATAGCAAGCGGTCTTGCACCCATACCTACTTTCAGAAATTGTGCACCGGTTGTGCCTAAACCCTTTGCAAGACACAGATTAACACAGATAAGAAACCACAGATTAACACAGATAAACACAGATAAAAACCTTTTCATAAAAACCTCCATTTTTGTTTATAGAGCATTTGCTCTATAACTTTTCTCGTCACTAATTAGAGCATTTGCTCTATAATATCCCAATAATAGTATAAAGAATAATTCAAGTTTTGTCAAGGTGAATTTTGTCACACCTGAAAACTACAAGTTAAAGGTTAAAGGTTAAAATTTTTGGACTTTATTTTAATTTATACCTTTAATTTTAACCTTGTTTTATTTTCTGATTGCCATTTTCAGTGGTTTTTTATTCAGCACTTTACCATCTTTTTTGGCAATCAAGAAGTACACACCGGATGCACAATTATCATCACGGTCGTTTTTGCCATCCCATTCTGTGTAGTAGTACTTTCCACCGGTCATACTGCCTTCTTCAAGTGTTCTTACAAGTTCACCAGCAAGATTATAGATATAGAGTTTGATATTACCGGTTTTATCTGATGGCAGTGCATATTTGAGCATTGTGCCTTTTATTGATTGGGTTTTAGTAGTGCCTGCTGCAACATCAGCCATTGTAACCTCTTTATCTTTTAGATCAAACGGGTTGGGGAAATTATAAATCTCAAAATCAGTCCCGGTGTAACTCTTTGCAGTATTCGGGTCTTGTTTGAATGCTACGAATGATGCCTTCTGTGAAGTTCCACCTGCACGATTGATTGCGAACACACCGTTTTTTACAACCGCTTTAGGTGTCGTGGTAGATGCAGCAATCTGGTCTGCAGAGATAGAGATTGTGCCTGTTAATGGATCAACGGTTGTTTGCCCTTTTACTTCATCCCATTTCTCAGTTGTATCATTATATCTGTAGACCTTTAAATCGTCCAGTTCATCTTCATCTACTTTTTTGCGGTCGTAGTTCAGTGTAATATCAAACGCTTTATTGACCTGTGCATTATCCAGTCCGATTTCATAGACATCGCTTGCAGTAATCTTTTCCATTGCTTTATCAACCAGCAGTGAGATATCCTTACTTGTTTTTGACATTTTGAAATTAGGCAGATTAGACAGGAATCCACCGACGGGCATATCACCCATTTTGGCGACATCTGTACTAGGCGCAGTTACCATTGCTGGGTCAATTGTCAGTGTGCCGGGGTCAAGTTTTACTTCGGTATTATCTGCACGTTCGTCATCCATCAGTATAGAGCCGCCTTCTGCCAGTTGTTCATCAACATCTTTCTTTGCTTTTGCTAATGCTTTCAGGTTGAATGTAACTTCTTCAGTTGCGCAGATAGGTGTTTTTGTTCGTTTATCCAGCCCGAAATAGCCTTTGATTTGCAGCGTGTAGTTTTCCTCGTCAGTATTTTCCGGTATTTCT
Coding sequences:
- a CDS encoding HD domain-containing phosphohydrolase; amino-acid sequence: MNFIKRFVIIIKWLFGGMKGISPHHSQEDIYFEVLSALAEAIEAKDHSTRGHSQRMVKHVDYLGKRFGLSKHELKDLEVASVLHDVGKIGIDKSVFLKPAKLTPEEYEIIKKHSTIGANIIGRVSFMKGAAEYVKYHHERWDGNGYPDKLKGETIPLGARILAVVDSFDAMMSERPYKKPMTLEEAFIELKKNAGTQFDPKVVEEFLKYDFQSDKFNYRDF
- a CDS encoding PorV/PorQ family protein — translated: MKRFLSVFICVNLWFLICVNLCLAKGLGTTGAQFLKVGMGARPLAMAGAFSAVADDVNSIYYNPASLTRTETGKNEVSATYLKYFEDVNAGFLGYAGCAREKHYVGVGLTYLQVDNIEKRDVSETKLGDFGATDMALFFSYARKDIAQKLLEGVSVGGGLKIINSQIENERAFTVALDLSAYYPADDKLAFALNIQNIGPGVKYIDESDPLPLNIKVGAAYKALKDLTVACDLDEYIVDTKLYASIGAEYWIREDILALRSGYRFGYDTSSLGSVVGLGAGAGFRIWGFSIDYAFVPFGDLGDTHRISFGTKF